TCCTGGGGAGCGCCGTCCCGGACCGGATACGCCGGCCCGCTGCTCCCGACCGAGCCGGGCTCCGCAGAACGGGCAGCACGGACGGGTCCTGCGTACGATGCATTCCGCGAAGTGCCGTCGCAGTCGTCGCAGACCCCGCAGGAGCCCATGCCCAACACTCCCGCGCCCGCCCCGGGCCCGCAGCAGAAGAAGAGCGCCGGCCGTGACCTGGGTGCGGCCATAGGGGTCGGCCTCGGACTCGGCGTGGTGATCCTCGCGGCGCTGTTCGTGGTGAAGGCCGTCTTCGTCGGGGTGATCGTCGCCGCCGTCGTCGTGGGCCTGTGGGAGCTCACCTCGCGGCTGCGGGAGCGCAAGGGCATCAACGCCCCTCTGGTCCCGCTCGTCGTCGGCGGTGCCGCGATGGTGGTGGCCGGGTACGTCCGCGACACCGAGGGCGCATGGGCGGCGGTGGCCCTCACCGCGCTCGCCGTCCTGGTGTGGCGGATGACGCAGCCACCCGAGGGCTACCTCAGGGACGTCACCGCGGGCGTCTTCGCCGCCTTCTACGTGCCGTTCCTCGCGACGTTCGTCGCGCTGCTGCTGAGCGCCGACGACGGGCCGCGGCGGGTGCTCACGTTCCTGATCCTGACGGTCGTCAGCGACACCGGCGCCTACGCCGTCGGCTGGCGCTTCGGGTCGCACAAGCTCGCCCCCCGGATCAGCCCCGGCAAGACCCGCGAGGGACTGATCGGCGCGGTGACCGCCGCGATGATCGCCGGCGCGCTGTGCATGCAGCTGATGATCGACAGGGGCACCTGGTGGCAGGGCCTGCTGCTGGGCCTCGCGGTCGCCGTGTCCGCCACCCTGGGCGACCTCGGCGAGTCGATGATCAAGCGCGATCTTGGCATCAAGGACATGGGCACCGTGCTGCCGGGTCACGGCGGCATCATGGACCGGCTGGACTCCCTGCTGCCGACCGCGCCGGTGGTGTGGCTGCTGATGGTGATCTTCGTCGGAGCGAACTGAGCGGTGACCCCGGCTGGGGCCCGTTGTCCCGCGGGGCAGCGGGCCCTTGGCGTGGGTCGCCGGGCGCCGACCCGCGGAAGCTGAGGCGGGCGGGTACACGGCACACCGAGCGGCCGGTCAGGCGCTCACGAGCACAGCGCCGCCGTCACCGCGTCCTGCACGTCGTCGTCCTGGGCGTCCGGGCCGCCCGGGTCCACGTTGACCATGACCGTGGCCTGGCGGCCGTCCGTCGTGGCGCCGCTCATCGTCTGGAAGCCCAGTATGTCGCCCTGGTGCCCCCAGAAGACGCCACCGCACGGCAGCGACCACTGCTCCAGGCCCAGCCCGTACGCGCCGCCGTCCGAGTGCCCGGTCTGCGTCACGCCCATCATCTCGGCCAGTTCCGCCCGGTGCAGCAGCCGCCCGCTCAGGAGGGCGTCGAGGAACGTCGACATGTCGGAGCCGCTGGAGATCATGTCGCCGGCGCCCGCGGCGGCCGTGGGGTTGAACTCCGTCACGTCGATCGGATCCGCGCCGGCGGCCGTCCGCACGTAGCCGCGCGGGTGCGGTCTCGGGATCGTGACCTCGTCACCGGGCACCGACGTGGAGCCGAGGCCCAGCGGCGTCAGGATGCGCCGCTTGATCTCCGTGCCGTACGGGTGGTGGGTCACCTTCTCGATCAGCATCGAGAGCACCAGGTAGTTGGTGTTGCAGTAGCGGAACTGGCCGGGCGTGTCGGGTTTCACCGGCGGGTGCGCCAGCGGGATCGCGAGCAGGTCGGCGAGATCGTGGTGCGCGTACCGGTCGGCCAGGATGTCCTGCGGCGTGTAGTACTCCAGGATCTCCGGCAGCGTGGTGGTGTGCTGGAGCAGGCTCCGTATGGTGATCTTCCGGCCGTCGTTGCCGTGGCCGCGCACGACGCCGGGCAGGTAGCGCTCCACGTGCGCGTCGAGCGCCACCCTGCCCTGGCCGACGAGTTGCATCACGACCGTCGCGACATACGTCTTGGTCATGCTGCCGATGCGGAAGTCGCTGTCGGCAGGCATCGCCGCGCCGGTCTCCAGATCCGCGACGCCGCTGGTCAGCACGGTGGTCCCGTGCTTGGTGCGCACGTCCGCGAGCGCTCCGGGCGCCCCGTCGTCGCGGGTCAGCCGGTCCAGCGCACGCTGCACCGAGGCGGTGCCGGAGGACCCGGCGAGGGCCCGCGGCGCGACCAGCGCGGACGACGTGACGCTCATGGCAAGGGCTAACGCGACACCCAGTGCCCGCACGGACATGTTCATATGACTCCCTCGGCTCCCTCGGAACGGACGCACGTCGGGGCCGTTGCGGCCCCACCCGCCGTGCTCACTCGTCGCGGCTTCACGGCGCTTTTGGAAGTCAACCGCCCCGCCCGCGACACGACCATGGAGACAACCCCCCACTTGAACTGAGGCTGGCCGCACCCTGCGGTCGCCGGTCGCCGGTCGCCGGTCGCCGGTCGCGGGGCCGACAGCGACCAACCGCTACCGATGACGACCGTCACAAGGGCGATCGGGGCAGGCGCCCATGCCGCTCATGCGACACTGGACGACACCATGCCTGCACCCGGAGAACTCACCTTTGCCGCTCCCCGCGGGGCCAAGAAGCCCCCGCGGCACCTCGCCGACCTCTCGCCCGCCCAGCGGAAGGAGGCCGTTGCCGCGCTCGGGGAGAAGCCGTTCCGTGCCAAGCAGCTCTCGCAGCACTACTTCGCACGCCTGGCGCACGACCCCGGCCAGTGGACCGACATCCCCGCCGCCTCGCGCGGCCGGCTCCGGGACGCGCTGCTGCCCGACCTGATGGCCGTGGTGCGGCACATCAGCTGTGACGGCGACACCACCCGCAAGACCCTGTGGCGGCTCTTCGACGGCACCCTCGTCGAGTCCGTCCTGATGCGCTACCCGGACCGCGTCACCATGTGCATCAGCTCCCAGGCGGGCTGCGGCATGAACTGCCCGTTCTGCGCCACCGGCCAGGCCGGCCTGGACCGCAATCTGTCCACCGCCGAGATCGTCCACCAGATCGTCGACGGCATACGGGCGCTGCGGGACGGCGAGATCGGCGGCGGGGACGCCGGGGGGACGGGCAGCCCCGCGCGGCTGTCCAACATCGTCTTCATGGGCATGGGCGAGCCGCTGGCGAACTACAACCGCGTGATCGGCGCCATCCGCCGCCTCACCGACCCCGAGCCGGACGGCCTCGGCCTGTCGCAGCGCGGGATCACCGTCTCCACCGTCGGCCTGGTGCCCGCCATGCACCGGTTCGCCGACGAGGGCTTCAGCTGCCGCCTCGCCGTGTCGCTGCACGCGCCCGACGACGAGCTCCGCGACACGCTCGTGCCCGTGAACACCCGCTGGAGGGTCCGGGAGGTGCTCGACGCGGCATGGGAGTACGCGGCGAAGTCCGGCCGCCGGGTCTCCATCGAGTACGCCCTCATCCGGGACATCAACGACCAGGCCTGGCGCGGCGACCGGCTCGGCCGGCTGCTCAAGGGCAAGCGGGCCCACGTGAACCTCATCCCGCTCAACCCCACCCCCGGCTCCAAGTGGACCGCGTCACGTCCCGAGGACCAGGACGCCTTCGTCGCCGCCATCGCGGCCCACGGCGTGCCCGTCACGGTCCGCGACACCCGTGGCCAGGAGATCGAGGGTGCCTGTGGACAACTCGCGGGTGCCGAGCGCTGAACTTGTACGCTGACTCCGTACACATGCCCGCACGACACACAACTGCACTATTCCGACAGGGGAGCGCCACAGCGCTGAGAGTGCGGCACGCGTGGACACCTCCGGGTGCTCCGGGCGCGCTGCCGCAGACCCTCTGAACCTCGCCGTCGGGGGCACGGGTGCGCTTCGCGGCGCCCCGCGCTCCGGGTAGGAAGTTCGGTCACCACTCCAGCTGTTGGGCCCCGCCATCGCCCCGGGACGGGGCTGCCCCGAAGAGCGGGGAGCCGGCCCCGCGGGGCCCTGGCGGCGGGGCCGCGTCTTCTCCTGGTCAGACCAGGAGGAATCCAGTGAGCACCATCAAGAAGGCCGCGCTCGTCGCGCTGGCCACCGGACTGGGCATCGGCGCGCTCGGCGCCTGCTCGGACTCCGGCAGCGGGTCATCGGGATCGGACTCCAAGACCGTGACCCTCGTCTCCCACGACTCCTTCGCCGCGTCCGCGAGCGTGCTCAAGGCGTTCGAGAAGACCTCCGGCTACCGGGTCAAGGTGCTCAAGGACGGCGACGCCGGCGAGGCCGTCAACAAAGCCATCCTTACCAAGGACAACCCCCAGGGCGACGTCTTCTTCGGCGTCGACAACACCCTGCTGAGCCGGGCGCTCGACAACCACCTCTTCGAGCCCTACCAGGCCGCCGGCCTCAACCAGGTCCGCCCCGAGTCCCTGCCCGGCCACGACCACGCGGTCACCCCGATCGACACCGGAGAGATCTGCGTCAACTACGACAAGGCCTACTTCACCTCCCACCACGTGAAGCCCCCGGCGACCTTCGCCGACCTCACAGAGCCGGCCTACCGGAACCTCCTCGTCACCGAGAACGCCTCGACCTCCTCGCCCGGCCTCGGCTTCCTGCTCGGCAGCGCAGCCCGGTACGGCGGCAAGGGCTGGCCCGCCTACTGGACGAAGCTCAAGGGCAACGGCGTGAAGGTCGTCGACACCTGGGAGCAGGCGTACAACGAGGAGTTCTCCGGCTCGGCCGGCGGAAAGAAGGCCGGCGGCGACCGCCCCCTCGTCGTCTCCTACGCCTCGTCGCCGCCCGCCGAGGCGATCTACGCGCACCCCCAGCCCAGGACCGCGCCGACCGGCGTCGCCACCGGCACCTGCTTCCGCCAGATCGAGTACGCCGGCCTGCTCGCCCACGCGAAGAACCCCAAGGGCGGCAAGGCCCTGATCGACTTCCTCATATCCACCAGGTTCCAGGACGACATGCCGCTGAACATGTTCGTCGACCCGGTCAACGAGAAGGCGCAGGCGCCCGCCGACTACCGGAAGTACGCCGTGCGGGTCGCCACCCCGCAGACGATGCCGCCCGACGAGATCGCGCAGCACCGTGACGAGTGGGTCAGGACATGGACGTCCCTCGTTCTGAAGTGACGGACGACAGTCAGGGCGGCCGCGGGTCCGGTGCGGATGGGGCACCTCTTCAGAACGGGGTGAGCCTCCAGGGTGGGTCGCCCCTCCAGGACGGGGCGTGCCTCCGGCCTTCGGGTGCCGGCGGGCGGCGCCCCTGCACGCGCCTGGCGGGCGGGCCCCGCGCCCGGCGGGCCGGTGCCCTGCGCCTCGGCCTGATGGTGCTGCCCGTCGCGTTCTTCGCGGTCTTCTTCGCCTACCCGCTCGTCGAGATCGTGGCGCGCGGCCTGCGGGACGGCGGTGCGTGGCACGCCGGGCGGATCGGCGAGGTGCTCACCGGACCCGGGACCGGGCACGTGCTCTGGTTCACCGTCTGGCAGGCTCTCGCGTCCACCGCCCTCACCCTGGTGCTCGCCCTGCCGGGCGCCTACGCCTTCGCCCGGCTCGACTTCCCGGGCAAGCGGCTGCTGCGCGCCGTGGTCACCGTCCCGTTCGTGCTGCCCACGGTCGTGGCGGGCAGTGCCTTCCTGGCGCTGCTCGGCCGCGGCGGCCTGCTCGACCAGCTGTGGGGCGTCCGCCTGGACACCACCGTGTGGGCCATCCTCCTCGCGCACGTCTTCTTCAACTACGCCGTCGTCGTCCGCACCGTCGGCGGCCTGTGGGGCCAGCTCGACCCCCGTCAGGAGGAAGCCGCACGGGTGCTCGGCGCCTCGCGGGCGGCGGCCTGGCGCACCGTCACCCTGCCCGCGCTGGCGCCGGCCGTGGCCGCGGCCGGCCTCATCGTGTTCCTGTTCACCTTCACGTCCTTCGGGATCGTGCAGATCCTCGGCGGCCCCACCTTCTCCACGATCGAGGTGGAGATCTACCGGCAGACGGCCGAGCTGTTCGACCTGCCGGCCGCAGCCGTGCTCACCCTGCTGCAACTCGTCGCCGTCGGCGCCATCCTCGCCGTGCACGCCGTCACGGTCCGGCGCCGCGAACGCGCCCTGCATCTCGTGGACGCGGCGGGCACCGCCCAGCGGCCCCGCGGCGCCGCGCAGTGGGCCCTGCTCGGCGGCGTCCTCGCCACCGTCGGCCTGCTGCTCCTGCTGCCGCTCGGGGTCCTCGTCGAACGCTCCCTGCACACCGCCGGCGGCTACGGCCTCGCCTACTACCGGGCGCTGGCCTCCGCGGACAGCGGCGCCTTCCTGGTACCGCCGATCGACGCCGTCGCCAACTCCCTGGAGTACGCGCTCGCCGCCACCGCCATCGCCCTGGTGATCGGCGGGCTCGCCGCGGCGGCGCTCAGCCGGCGCGCCGGGGCGCTGCTGCGCGGGTTCGACGCGCTGCTGATGCTGCCGCTCGGGGTGTCCGCCGTCACCGTCGGCTTCGGCTTCCTCATCACGCTCGACCGGCCCCCGCTCGACCTGCGGTCGTCATGGATCCTCGTGCCGCTCGCACAGGCCCTCGTCGGCGCCCCCTTCGTGGTGCGCACCATGCTGCCCGTGCTGCGCGCCGTGGACGACCGGCTGCGCCAGGCCGCGGCCGTGCTCGGCGCGTCGCCCCTGCGGGTCTGGCGCGAGGTGGACCTGCCGATGGTGCGCAGGGCCCTGCTCACGGCCGCGGGATTCGCGTTCGCCGTCTCGCTCGGCGAGTTCGGCGCCACCGTCTTCATAGCCCGGCCCGACCAGCCCACCCTGCCCGTGGCCGTGGCCCGGCTGCTGGGCCGGGCGGGCGACCTGAACTACGGGCAGGCCATGGCGCTCTCGGTGGTGCTGATGGTGGTCTGCGCGCTGGCGCTGCTGCTGCTCGAACGCGTCAGGACCGACCACACGGGAGAGTTCTAGATGCCCACGGAAGAGTCGCGGACGGCCGCGGGAGAGCCGCGGAAGCCCAGGGAAGAGTCGCGGACGGACGCGGGAGAGTTCCGCATGCTCACGGAGGAACCGCGGACGGACACGGAAGAACCGCGGACGGACGCGGGAGAGCCGCGCATGC
The nucleotide sequence above comes from Streptomyces sp. TS71-3. Encoded proteins:
- a CDS encoding thiamine ABC transporter substrate binding subunit produces the protein MSTIKKAALVALATGLGIGALGACSDSGSGSSGSDSKTVTLVSHDSFAASASVLKAFEKTSGYRVKVLKDGDAGEAVNKAILTKDNPQGDVFFGVDNTLLSRALDNHLFEPYQAAGLNQVRPESLPGHDHAVTPIDTGEICVNYDKAYFTSHHVKPPATFADLTEPAYRNLLVTENASTSSPGLGFLLGSAARYGGKGWPAYWTKLKGNGVKVVDTWEQAYNEEFSGSAGGKKAGGDRPLVVSYASSPPAEAIYAHPQPRTAPTGVATGTCFRQIEYAGLLAHAKNPKGGKALIDFLISTRFQDDMPLNMFVDPVNEKAQAPADYRKYAVRVATPQTMPPDEIAQHRDEWVRTWTSLVLK
- a CDS encoding iron ABC transporter permease; this translates as MVLPVAFFAVFFAYPLVEIVARGLRDGGAWHAGRIGEVLTGPGTGHVLWFTVWQALASTALTLVLALPGAYAFARLDFPGKRLLRAVVTVPFVLPTVVAGSAFLALLGRGGLLDQLWGVRLDTTVWAILLAHVFFNYAVVVRTVGGLWGQLDPRQEEAARVLGASRAAAWRTVTLPALAPAVAAAGLIVFLFTFTSFGIVQILGGPTFSTIEVEIYRQTAELFDLPAAAVLTLLQLVAVGAILAVHAVTVRRRERALHLVDAAGTAQRPRGAAQWALLGGVLATVGLLLLLPLGVLVERSLHTAGGYGLAYYRALASADSGAFLVPPIDAVANSLEYALAATAIALVIGGLAAAALSRRAGALLRGFDALLMLPLGVSAVTVGFGFLITLDRPPLDLRSSWILVPLAQALVGAPFVVRTMLPVLRAVDDRLRQAAAVLGASPLRVWREVDLPMVRRALLTAAGFAFAVSLGEFGATVFIARPDQPTLPVAVARLLGRAGDLNYGQAMALSVVLMVVCALALLLLERVRTDHTGEF
- a CDS encoding serine hydrolase, translated to MSVRALGVALALAMSVTSSALVAPRALAGSSGTASVQRALDRLTRDDGAPGALADVRTKHGTTVLTSGVADLETGAAMPADSDFRIGSMTKTYVATVVMQLVGQGRVALDAHVERYLPGVVRGHGNDGRKITIRSLLQHTTTLPEILEYYTPQDILADRYAHHDLADLLAIPLAHPPVKPDTPGQFRYCNTNYLVLSMLIEKVTHHPYGTEIKRRILTPLGLGSTSVPGDEVTIPRPHPRGYVRTAAGADPIDVTEFNPTAAAGAGDMISSGSDMSTFLDALLSGRLLHRAELAEMMGVTQTGHSDGGAYGLGLEQWSLPCGGVFWGHQGDILGFQTMSGATTDGRQATVMVNVDPGGPDAQDDDVQDAVTAALCS
- a CDS encoding phosphatidate cytidylyltransferase, encoding MNDSSWGAPSRTGYAGPLLPTEPGSAERAARTGPAYDAFREVPSQSSQTPQEPMPNTPAPAPGPQQKKSAGRDLGAAIGVGLGLGVVILAALFVVKAVFVGVIVAAVVVGLWELTSRLRERKGINAPLVPLVVGGAAMVVAGYVRDTEGAWAAVALTALAVLVWRMTQPPEGYLRDVTAGVFAAFYVPFLATFVALLLSADDGPRRVLTFLILTVVSDTGAYAVGWRFGSHKLAPRISPGKTREGLIGAVTAAMIAGALCMQLMIDRGTWWQGLLLGLAVAVSATLGDLGESMIKRDLGIKDMGTVLPGHGGIMDRLDSLLPTAPVVWLLMVIFVGAN
- the rlmN gene encoding 23S rRNA (adenine(2503)-C(2))-methyltransferase RlmN; translated protein: MPAPGELTFAAPRGAKKPPRHLADLSPAQRKEAVAALGEKPFRAKQLSQHYFARLAHDPGQWTDIPAASRGRLRDALLPDLMAVVRHISCDGDTTRKTLWRLFDGTLVESVLMRYPDRVTMCISSQAGCGMNCPFCATGQAGLDRNLSTAEIVHQIVDGIRALRDGEIGGGDAGGTGSPARLSNIVFMGMGEPLANYNRVIGAIRRLTDPEPDGLGLSQRGITVSTVGLVPAMHRFADEGFSCRLAVSLHAPDDELRDTLVPVNTRWRVREVLDAAWEYAAKSGRRVSIEYALIRDINDQAWRGDRLGRLLKGKRAHVNLIPLNPTPGSKWTASRPEDQDAFVAAIAAHGVPVTVRDTRGQEIEGACGQLAGAER